From the genome of Astatotilapia calliptera chromosome 3, fAstCal1.2, whole genome shotgun sequence:
gagagaccacggctattgaagaaaatataatctgatcaaacattattcagctttaaatattgttcagctttaaagttactgtgcaactgtgtaataaaaatgtgctcacgactttggccttgagagcgataagaagcgatcgcctcatcctgcaggtgcaagatatctgcaagcgaagagactagaacacccaaggccgctttccttttatggagttgtttttctgctaatgcagcactttcctcacaaccccctcctgtaagttttagagaatatatacccatcctcacagcaaatatgaggaatctcctgatgtgagctgtgttgagaggttgtctctgcctcaataaaagttcactgattccccatctgcagcaggtgtccggttgtcttcattctccgccagcctggttaagtcaattcctccttaacatctaaaagaacctatttaatgaaggaagacgggttcactttgtgtttaatattattctattgctgttgttgttttttttatatccttcaattGGCGTCACGAACAGGATCCGCTCCAGGTCAACTGGAACGGATGGGAGGACATCGGCAGTGGTCTGAGTGAACGGAGtttggacaaaagctgtgtgcacacaaaaacaaggtaagcagaccttttatttctgctatattgaacattataaaaatacttagtgtccaaactcctagtaattcataaccaaaattgtctggcttacttaaggcttgttgagaatcagacaagtaaataagagataagtgaataagaaataagtgaataagtgaataaagataAGAGTGAACTGAGGTCTGACCACGGTTGCAGCCGACGGGTTGCTCTCCGGTGTCGGATAAATACCTCAGTGCAGGTCTGGGACCTTGAaagggtttattagtaacgcctttctaaacaaattaaaaggttaaaggccttgagaatattttttagtaatattctctaaactacagaagggttaggaaggcccagaggactttattagaaaagatcctctaaaacttaaaaaggagaagtactggttggagtccaaaggaggggtccctttgatcaataggagaaaacggatctcttcttaaaaccccgatgattttagtgttttaaatgttttgatgttctgtttgatattggacacacataaatacacgctgaatgcttgctgtggaacactgggcaggacagtttggttctccgttgttcacagattacacaattaaaggaactaggttcctcttttggttaaaataatacaccacacatagaattttttttttacacatttattacatacataaggagggtaatgagtgactgcaggtaatgtatgaagtgtgaatgagacgtgtgaacaaggtgacaaccaactagcacccctatcaggaagctctaggcaaggttacccgccagactccggtttggtagaagcttggtaacacctgaagggatatttcagtgctgactcaccTTTAAAGCAGCGCCCCAGCTCTTAGTGcctaacagaggcagaaacccagctggcccaaattctcctttaaaatcaataaaagaacactCCTCCATTGACAGTAAAATGGATGGAGAATTAGATCGAGAAACTAATGATGATGGTTGGGGTCCCGGTGTTATTCTTAGCACATTGGGAGAACAATTAACATGTGTTGAGACAGTCATCAACTCCACACACCAgcctaaagaagcaaaaaagcagaaagagtcattgaggaaaacagctgaaaggttaatgaaagaaaagggaaaggacGAGGGGAGTAGTGGTAACTGGGGAATAATTTGGCAGAATAAGGCTATGCaggcaaaagagaaagaggaagaagccaactcagcagcagcaggtgcaggtgtgatgagcggggtgagacacagaaaggaagcaGATAAGCACGCAGGCCGCAAAGCTAAATTTAATCACtgggtgtgtttatgggaaactgcaaaaccacacatgaagaaaaataggTCTCAGCCACCTCCCTATTCTGCCTCAACTCCTCCCTCAGCAGGCATATATCCGGTACTTAATATCTCTGGTGGAATAATGACTATTGGAGAAGAACCGCCCGTAGCTCCAACTCCCATAGATACCAAGCATTTTTGCCCAGGAAGCTCCTCTCTGTCGGCGACATCCTCAGCTAGTAGTAGAGCCCCCTCTTCCATGTCCCATTGTTTTGGAACCGGATCTGAGGGCCTAACTGACCCATTTGCGAGCGCACCATTTGCGGTTCGAATGAACAGACAGGAACCCACTGAACAACAATTAACTGATCAAGAAGCAGCATTACGCAGCTGCTTAAATGAACATAGGTCAGTGGTCCAGGTGAAAAATCGTGTTGCGTCAGCCCCTCTTTCCCGGTCCAACCCCTTTGCCAGCACTCCTGTCGCTGTTAAGGGAGATCTGACCGCTACTGCAAAAACTGAGCCTGGCACTTCACCAAATGTCACAGTTACCATGTCTTTGGTGGGCCGTCAGGATCCGGAAACACAGATGAGTTTAGCCCACGTTTTTGCTGACACTGATACCCCACCAGGCGGGGAAGAAACTGAGGATACTGATGATGAACTCAGTGACCTTAACCATACACCCCCCTCTACCCCTCCCAGTTTAGGATATCAGACTAGATCTAAGGGCCCTGTGCCTCAGCCTCCAGGCATGTTTCCCCTGGTCCAGACTAAAGCGCAACGTAGACCAGTGTATCAACCTTATTCATTCGGAGATGTCCAGGCCCTAGTGGACAAACTCCCTGACATAATGGAGGGAGGGAATGCCTGGTTGGCTGGTTTGGATAAATACACAGCTGGACAGGACCTCGCACTGGGAGATTTTAGAGCTATTATAACTAGGTGCACATCCCGATCTCAGGCAGCGGACCTGGAACAAAATGCGGGTACTACCACGCATGAGAACGAGGTGCCACTAATGCAGGCCTTGAGGTTTATTGGACCGGCCCTGCGCAAACAAttcccacccaaaaatcaaggCACCTTACAGAAATTTAAATGGGAGGGAAAGCAAAATCCCACCCATTATCTAAATCAGGCTGTTGAAGACTGGGTGAACCATACAGGTCATCACCCCAGTAGGACTTGTTCACAGAGCATGTGGTTTAGAAGGGCGGTGCTGAGGGGCATTCCGGAGTCAGTAAGCCAGAAAAT
Proteins encoded in this window:
- the LOC113018679 gene encoding uncharacterized protein LOC113018679, yielding MDGELDRETNDDGWGPGVILSTLGEQLTCVETVINSTHQPKEAKKQKESLRKTAERLMKEKGKDEGSSGNWGIIWQNKAMQAKEKEEEANSAAAGAGVMSGVRHRKEADKHAGRKAKFNHWVCLWETAKPHMKKNRSQPPPYSASTPPSAGIYPVLNISGGIMTIGEEPPVAPTPIDTKHFCPGSSSLSATSSASSRAPSSMSHCFGTGSEGLTDPFASAPFAVRMNRQEPTEQQLTDQEAALRSCLNEHRSVVQVKNRVASAPLSRSNPFASTPVAVKGDLTATAKTEPGTSPNVTVTMSLVGRQDPETQMSLAHVFADTDTPPGGEETEDTDDELSDLNHTPPSTPPSLGYQTRSKGPVPQPPGMFPLVQTKAQRRPVYQPYSFGDVQALVDKLPDIMEGGNAWLAGLDKYTAGQDLALGDFRAIITRCTSRSQAADLEQNAGTTTHENEVPLMQALRFIGPALRKQFPPKNQGTLQKFKWEGKQNPTHYLNQAVEDWVNHTGHHPSRTCSQSMWFRRAVLRGIPESVSQKMEDNPDLQDCDFAIWKKHLIFNLNKVQIKSDDKAESVEDLQLQLLKVQLQKAKNDLGGKGDKPKKQLVAAAAPPPGPVAPDLYPNPWPTDPQPPQYGAYHSPAPYGQRGSPFGGNRGGFRGRGQMGGGRGGQMYVCFRCGQPGHWAKACPLNPAAGRGRGARGGPYQHPGHRGGPRGALVEVPPAPQMPVMGWEYYEGGPQL